From Echinicola soli, a single genomic window includes:
- a CDS encoding 4Fe-4S dicluster domain-containing protein, with amino-acid sequence MSILPQVIFLVIFVAAGYVLYRRISFLKRNIMLGKKEERNDQPGERWKTMLLVAFGQQKMFKRWLPAFLHFLVYAGFIIINLEVAEFIIDGFTGQHRIFAPFLGGFYTFAMNAFEFLAVGVLVACVVFLIRRNITKVPRLTMKELKGWPAMDANLILIIEICLMMVILKMNAADQILASRGVEHYTQLGTLFFSSLLTPLLEGFSTSFLVFTERAAWWFHIVGILGFAIYVTYSKHLHIFLAFPNTWYSKLQPKGEMTNMPEVTNEVNMMLGIPTEGAQESPAEIGRFGAKDVNDLSWINIMNAYSCTECGRCTAECPANITGKKLSPRKIMMDVRDRAEEVGKSVDAGGKGLEDGKSLLGDYTTAEEINACTSCNACVEACPVNIDPLSIILQMRRYVAMEESGSPAQWNAMFQNMETSFSPWKFAPTDRFNWAESVKDEEIK; translated from the coding sequence ATGAGTATTTTACCTCAGGTAATTTTTCTCGTGATTTTTGTCGCTGCAGGATATGTGCTTTACAGAAGGATTTCCTTTCTGAAGAGAAACATCATGTTGGGCAAAAAGGAAGAAAGAAATGATCAGCCTGGAGAAAGATGGAAGACAATGCTATTGGTCGCTTTCGGCCAGCAGAAGATGTTTAAGCGATGGTTGCCAGCATTCCTGCACTTTCTAGTCTACGCAGGATTCATCATCATCAACTTGGAAGTAGCCGAGTTTATCATAGACGGATTCACAGGCCAGCACCGCATTTTTGCCCCTTTTCTAGGAGGCTTTTATACTTTTGCCATGAATGCATTTGAGTTCTTGGCAGTTGGTGTGTTGGTAGCATGTGTGGTCTTTTTGATCAGAAGGAATATCACGAAAGTGCCCCGCCTGACCATGAAAGAGCTCAAAGGGTGGCCGGCCATGGATGCCAATCTGATCCTAATCATTGAGATCTGTTTAATGATGGTCATTCTCAAAATGAATGCGGCCGATCAGATCCTGGCATCAAGAGGAGTGGAGCATTACACCCAATTGGGCACCCTCTTTTTCAGCAGCTTGCTAACACCGCTTCTGGAAGGGTTCAGCACCTCCTTTCTGGTTTTCACCGAAAGGGCAGCCTGGTGGTTCCACATTGTGGGAATATTGGGCTTTGCTATTTACGTAACCTATTCCAAGCACCTGCATATTTTCTTGGCATTTCCTAACACTTGGTATTCCAAGCTCCAGCCCAAAGGTGAAATGACCAATATGCCAGAGGTCACCAACGAAGTCAACATGATGTTGGGCATCCCCACCGAAGGAGCCCAGGAATCACCTGCAGAAATTGGCCGTTTTGGTGCCAAAGATGTTAACGACCTCAGTTGGATCAACATCATGAACGCCTACTCCTGCACGGAGTGTGGCCGGTGTACTGCCGAATGTCCTGCCAATATCACAGGCAAAAAGCTCTCGCCTCGTAAAATCATGATGGATGTCAGGGATAGGGCCGAAGAAGTCGGGAAAAGCGTAGACGCTGGAGGTAAAGGCCTGGAAGATGGCAAAAGCCTCTTGGGTGACTATACCACTGCGGAAGAGATCAACGCATGTACCAGCTGCAATGCCTGCGTGGAGGCTTGTCCGGTAAACATCGACCCATTATCTATCATTCTGCAAATGCGGCGCTACGTGGCCATGGAAGAAAGCGGCTCTCCAGCCCAATGGAACGCCATGTTCCAAAACATGGAAACCAGCTTCTCGCCATGGAAATTTGCTCCTACCGACCGCTTCAACTGGGCGGAGTCAGTAAAGGATGAAGAAATCAAGTAA
- a CDS encoding (Fe-S)-binding protein: MSNYKVPTMAEMAASGESPEILFWVGCAGSFDDRYKAVTQAFVKILNKVGVSFAVLGPEETCTGDPARRAGNEFLFQMQAVANIQVMNGYNIKKVVTACPHCFNTIKNEYPALGGAYEVIHHSQFLQSLINEGKIVMKGGGEFKGKKITFHDSCFLGRANNVYEAPREIIKALDVELVEMKRCRTKGLCCGAGGAQMFKEPEPGKKDINVERTEEALGTGASAIAVGCPFCLTMMADGVKNKEKENEVKVVDLAELIAKDLGLD, from the coding sequence ATGTCAAATTACAAAGTGCCTACCATGGCCGAAATGGCAGCCTCCGGCGAATCACCGGAAATCCTCTTTTGGGTAGGCTGTGCAGGCTCATTTGATGATCGCTACAAAGCCGTCACACAGGCTTTCGTAAAAATCCTCAACAAAGTCGGCGTAAGCTTTGCCGTCCTGGGGCCCGAAGAGACCTGTACAGGTGACCCTGCCAGAAGAGCGGGCAACGAGTTCCTCTTCCAAATGCAAGCAGTGGCCAATATTCAGGTAATGAACGGCTATAATATCAAGAAAGTAGTAACCGCCTGTCCGCACTGCTTTAACACCATCAAAAACGAATATCCTGCCCTTGGCGGAGCGTACGAGGTCATCCACCACAGCCAGTTTCTCCAATCGCTCATCAATGAGGGCAAAATCGTCATGAAGGGCGGCGGGGAATTCAAAGGCAAAAAAATCACCTTCCACGATTCCTGCTTCCTCGGCAGGGCAAACAACGTCTACGAGGCCCCAAGGGAAATTATCAAGGCACTGGATGTAGAATTGGTAGAGATGAAGCGATGCCGCACCAAAGGGCTTTGCTGTGGCGCCGGTGGCGCACAGATGTTCAAAGAACCGGAGCCTGGCAAAAAAGACATCAATGTCGAACGTACGGAAGAAGCACTCGGGACCGGAGCATCTGCCATCGCAGTAGGTTGTCCTTTCTGCCTGACCATGATGGCCGATGGCGTGAAGAACAAAGAAAAAGAGAACGAAGTGAAGGTAGTTGACCTGGCCGAACTTATCGCAAAAGACCTAGGGTTGGATTAA